From Topomyia yanbarensis strain Yona2022 chromosome 1, ASM3024719v1, whole genome shotgun sequence, one genomic window encodes:
- the LOC131693724 gene encoding uncharacterized protein LOC131693724: MAGKDATFGVNAKSNLSALGFPPKIINIINQYGIDETDVPAVVTFLSHLGIATVTEDDHQLSIAFPHHTIEEERTYSQYPPARSESEASIASYDDLCANLSVFETESPKLAIDSATTTVRIQPSCSTNTAEKAAAEEDIGSVVKTFPRVPLEETTKTLLVSLAVPDTAPPEIPIETPSFSSNFSTETPRVLLSSPVTPAITGKAVLMPSKNADNLEPLQSPIDSSVIDGKSIKLPKIKHTFYIFFRMMRIIATTKKTDHWIIVLN; the protein is encoded by the exons ATGGCTGGTAAAGACGCTACATTTGGAGTTAATGCAAAATCCAATCTAAGTGCGCTTGGATTTCCGCCTAAGATAATTAACATCATAAACC AATACGGAATAGATGAAACCGATGTACCAGCTGTGGTGACTTTTCTGTCGCATTTGGGAATCGCCACAGTAACAGAGGACGATCATCAGCTATCGATTGCGTTTCCG CATCACACTATCGAGGAAGAAAGGACTTACTCGCAGTATCCTCCAGCCCGATCAGAATCTGAGGCAAGCATCGCATCATACGATGATCTTTGCGCTAACTTATCGGTGTTTGAAACAGAATCTCCGAAGCTGGCCATAGATTCGGCAACCACGACGGTTCGAATCCAG CCTTCATGCAGTACAAATACTGCGGAAAAAGCAGCAGCAGAAGAGGACATAGGATCGGTGGTAAAAACGTTTCCGCGGGTGCCATTAGAGGAAACAACCAAAACGCTGTTGGTTTCACTTGCCGTACCGGACACGGCTCCACCAGAAATACCGATAGAGACACCTTCATTCAGCtcaaacttttcaacggaaactCCGAGGGTTTTACTATCCTCTCCGGTAACG CCTGCGATAACCGGGAAAGCAGTTTTGATGCCATCAAAAAACGCTGACAACTTAGAGCCACTACAATCACCAATCGATTCTTCAGTAATAGATGGTAAATCTATAAAACTACCAAAAATAAAGCATAcgttttatatatttttcagAATGATGAGAATAATAGCCACAACAAAGAAAACGGATCATTGGATAATAGTATTGAACTGA